One segment of Magnetospirillum sp. 15-1 DNA contains the following:
- a CDS encoding ATP-binding protein, whose protein sequence is MSMATVMSPQPRGGHAVDRRPCLMVDAPPSEDLAAQCRALGIDLCDGGDHLAPPPAAILSGVGTTESVRTGLAAPYCGFMELGAEGVLGIGLRCFETVRGGGMTLSLQTATVYRLETLELVAQAIRANFGGISQDTADLMEISLAEALSNAVIHGNLSIPNHLRTTTEGFVQFQKLMHARMADPALASRRIEINVQARGSDFVCVAVSDQGGGFDLNEKLAHTAKATAKNGRGLSLIRKATHSLHGEDGGRTLVMTFCR, encoded by the coding sequence ATGAGCATGGCCACGGTGATGAGCCCCCAACCCCGCGGCGGCCATGCCGTCGACCGGCGCCCCTGCCTGATGGTGGACGCCCCGCCCTCCGAGGATCTGGCCGCCCAGTGCCGGGCCCTTGGCATCGACCTGTGCGACGGCGGCGATCACCTCGCCCCGCCTCCCGCCGCCATCCTGAGCGGGGTGGGAACGACGGAATCCGTCCGGACCGGTCTGGCCGCCCCCTATTGCGGCTTCATGGAACTGGGGGCCGAAGGGGTGCTGGGCATCGGGCTGCGCTGTTTCGAGACGGTACGGGGCGGCGGCATGACGCTGTCGCTGCAGACCGCCACCGTCTACCGCCTCGAGACGCTGGAACTGGTGGCCCAGGCCATCCGCGCCAATTTCGGCGGTATCTCGCAAGACACCGCCGACCTGATGGAGATTTCCCTGGCCGAGGCGCTCTCCAACGCCGTCATCCACGGTAATCTCAGCATTCCCAATCACCTCAGGACCACGACCGAAGGCTTCGTCCAGTTCCAGAAGCTCATGCATGCCCGCATGGCCGACCCCGCCCTGGCCAGCCGGCGCATCGAGATCAACGTCCAGGCCCGGGGCTCCGATTTCGTCTGCGTGGCGGTTTCCGACCAGGGCGGCGGCTTCGACCTGAACGAAAAGCTGGCCCACACCGCCAAGGCCACCGCCAAGAACGGCCGGGGCCTGTCCCTGATCCGCAAGGCGACCCATTCCCTCCACGGAGAGGACGGAGGGCGCACCCTGGTGATGACGTTCTGTCGGTAG
- a CDS encoding SpoIIE family protein phosphatase, which translates to MPSRTGGWRTDPEGGETANTAGIGGARVVKDTLHVLLVEDEPGDARLVEYALRMSSAPVFMVKHVGTLAAAIDHINGGHPVDVVLLDLSLPDSTGIATVSRMQEAASRTPIVIMTGMDDPRFASYALEAGAQDYLIKSDDPERTVGRAIRYAITRMAGQLERQALLERIAEQQRHLVDEVNAARAMQFDLLPRPERLDERLGTLGIEVESFFEPSSGIGGDLWGCLDCGGSRMSFYCFDFTGHGIGAALNVFRLHALISDHWDPRRQPGEMLTTLSGALKGLLGRGQFATMFLCTIDVDAGEIEWASAGAPAPVIMRGEDYRFLDARGIPLGLSKSPEYREYREPFPPGAALFMYSDAITDSPVEGETLFGEAGLGDAIQDLLRRHGELRVDHLLDEVCRQVRMPFEDDLTAVCIRRLKGEA; encoded by the coding sequence TTGCCCAGCCGCACCGGTGGCTGGCGCACCGACCCTGAAGGCGGGGAAACGGCGAATACGGCGGGAATCGGCGGAGCCCGCGTGGTCAAGGACACCCTGCACGTCCTGCTGGTCGAGGACGAACCGGGCGATGCCCGCCTGGTGGAATACGCGCTGCGCATGTCCAGCGCCCCGGTCTTCATGGTCAAGCACGTGGGGACCCTGGCCGCCGCCATCGACCACATCAACGGGGGCCACCCGGTGGATGTGGTTCTGCTGGACCTGAGCCTGCCCGATTCCACCGGGATCGCCACCGTTTCGCGCATGCAGGAGGCGGCGTCCCGCACGCCCATCGTCATCATGACCGGCATGGACGATCCGCGCTTCGCCTCCTATGCGCTGGAAGCCGGCGCCCAGGACTATCTGATCAAGAGCGACGACCCCGAACGGACGGTGGGCCGCGCCATCCGCTACGCCATCACCCGCATGGCCGGCCAGTTGGAACGTCAGGCCCTGCTGGAGCGCATCGCCGAGCAGCAGCGCCATCTGGTCGACGAGGTCAATGCCGCCCGCGCCATGCAGTTCGATCTGCTGCCGCGCCCGGAGCGTCTGGACGAGCGGTTGGGCACCCTGGGTATCGAAGTGGAATCCTTCTTCGAGCCGTCGTCGGGCATCGGCGGCGACCTGTGGGGCTGCCTGGATTGCGGCGGCTCGCGCATGAGCTTCTATTGCTTCGACTTTACCGGGCATGGCATCGGCGCGGCCCTGAACGTCTTTCGCCTGCACGCCCTGATCTCCGACCATTGGGACCCCCGGCGCCAGCCGGGCGAGATGCTGACCACCCTGAGCGGCGCGCTGAAAGGCCTGTTAGGCCGGGGACAGTTCGCCACCATGTTCCTGTGCACCATCGACGTGGATGCCGGCGAGATCGAGTGGGCATCGGCGGGCGCCCCCGCCCCGGTGATCATGCGGGGCGAGGATTACCGCTTCCTGGACGCCAGGGGCATTCCGCTCGGACTGTCCAAGTCGCCCGAGTATCGCGAGTATCGCGAACCCTTTCCGCCCGGCGCGGCCCTGTTCATGTATTCCGACGCCATCACCGATTCGCCGGTGGAGGGCGAGACCCTGTTCGGCGAGGCCGGACTGGGCGACGCCATCCAGGACTTGCTGCGCCGCCACGGAGAATTGCGGGTCGACCACCTGCTGGACGAAGTCTGCCGTCAGGTCCGGATGCCCTTCGAGGACGACCTGACCGCCGTCTGTATCCGGCGGCTGAAGGGGGAGGCATGA